In Sulfuracidifex metallicus DSM 6482 = JCM 9184, a single window of DNA contains:
- a CDS encoding amino acid permease: protein MGEQNSSKGKGQKFFVRESSGLIREISATDAFSMNFSYLGPAGGVAYPLTFAPLLIGASWLLAGIVGAVMMFPVLMMYYFLSKLIPRSAGDYIYISRALGPKWGFLQALSNIFAFATGNPIVAQLELPLAVQPSLEILGVYFHDPALITIANDFSFSNETGLPFVAGTIVILTISFLVSIARTKYFARIITALTIVQILGTAAMIGGLLLVAGRYSQVFNSVSTQFGGPTYQSLSSMATVSPHINIVTTMVLASVLVAFLYAYNNAPTYFGGEVKSAKRSMFSGLVISYIIIAFISVILIALLQLVVGEGFYNYTSINGWDSPNGVGIPIATTSLLSYVALPFLKNLPILILMIASAFTWYVLYSIIQTSIPSRTLFAISFDWLAPTIFSKVSEKLRTPIIAISTIYILAVFFDIMEIYFGLTISAITSTIIYLMYQYFTASLAAVKMGKNSQFGAGKELVRYGILSALMIAITVAFLVGYGVVAYSTFGSAIFPTNLILNIGIIVGMPIVSIVAYEVIRRIRLKQGIDLEMTFKEVPPE from the coding sequence ATGGGAGAGCAAAACTCTTCAAAAGGTAAAGGTCAAAAATTTTTCGTTAGAGAAAGCTCAGGACTGATTAGAGAAATATCAGCAACTGATGCATTCTCTATGAACTTCTCCTATTTGGGTCCTGCTGGAGGTGTGGCATACCCATTAACTTTCGCTCCTCTCTTGATAGGTGCTAGCTGGTTGTTAGCTGGCATAGTCGGTGCCGTTATGATGTTTCCAGTACTGATGATGTATTATTTTCTATCTAAGTTAATCCCTAGATCTGCAGGAGACTATATTTATATATCAAGGGCTCTGGGTCCTAAATGGGGATTCCTACAAGCACTTTCGAATATTTTTGCATTTGCTACGGGAAATCCTATTGTAGCTCAGCTGGAGTTGCCTCTTGCCGTTCAGCCCTCATTGGAGATCTTAGGAGTGTACTTTCACGATCCAGCCTTAATAACCATTGCGAACGATTTTTCCTTTAGTAATGAAACGGGGCTTCCTTTTGTAGCTGGAACTATAGTGATATTGACAATATCTTTCTTAGTTTCTATAGCTAGAACTAAGTATTTTGCAAGGATAATTACAGCGCTTACAATAGTTCAAATACTTGGAACTGCAGCGATGATAGGAGGTCTATTACTCGTTGCAGGAAGATATTCCCAGGTATTTAATAGCGTTTCTACACAGTTTGGCGGACCTACGTATCAGTCACTCTCCTCTATGGCAACGGTTTCTCCTCACATAAACATCGTAACTACCATGGTCTTAGCCTCAGTTCTAGTAGCGTTTCTTTATGCATATAATAATGCTCCAACATATTTCGGAGGAGAGGTAAAGAGCGCAAAAAGATCAATGTTTTCTGGACTAGTAATTTCTTATATAATAATAGCCTTTATCTCGGTGATACTTATAGCTCTCCTTCAGTTGGTAGTAGGTGAAGGTTTCTACAATTATACAAGTATAAATGGCTGGGACTCTCCTAATGGAGTTGGAATCCCTATAGCTACAACTTCACTTTTAAGTTATGTCGCATTACCGTTTCTGAAGAATTTGCCAATCTTAATTCTAATGATAGCTAGCGCCTTCACATGGTATGTATTATATTCTATCATTCAAACTTCCATACCATCTAGAACTTTATTTGCAATTTCTTTTGACTGGTTGGCTCCTACGATCTTCTCTAAGGTTAGCGAAAAGCTCAGAACCCCGATAATAGCGATTAGTACAATTTACATTCTAGCTGTGTTCTTTGATATTATGGAAATATACTTCGGTCTAACTATCAGTGCTATAACCTCAACAATCATTTACTTAATGTATCAGTATTTTACAGCTTCTTTGGCAGCAGTTAAGATGGGTAAAAACTCCCAATTTGGTGCAGGTAAAGAATTGGTTCGCTACGGTATACTTTCAGCATTAATGATAGCCATAACTGTGGCCTTCCTTGTAGGCTATGGAGTTGTTGCATATTCTACCTTCGGTAGCGCAATATTTCCAACAAACTTAATTTTAAATATTGGAATAATTGTAGGAATGCCTATAGTAAGCATAGTTGCATATGAGGTGATAAGAAGGATAAGATTAAAGCAAGGAATAGATCTGGAAATGACCTTTAAAGAGGTGCCACCAGAATGA
- a CDS encoding M20/M25/M40 family metallo-hydrolase translates to MREVSYLTSELVKYPSVSMEPFLNSKGIKEASVFIASWLKENDVKVQVLDLDNGWPSIIAGATDPKILLLGHFDVVPPGDEKAWNFPPFSGEIENGKVMGRGSNDMKGGVAVFMELLKEYPNQLGMFLSPDEEVGSLHSTSIYVNKIKPSLVLVSEPSGSTNLVVGEKGMIIARINIAGKTAHGSLPWRGESSLTNLLNSLEKLKNMLSNMSVKIPEPLREAYNNSQRIFGEDTIKITISVGVLSSGTVPTMVPDHSTAKLDIRIPHGVDINYVSELIREMGFEVEFSTEPNYYLGKWEELFLKSAREVGKNLVEVIDPADNDGRLFRARNIPSLCYGPGNEFNSHVYNEFVEESELENTLNVYTHFIKGAISEVN, encoded by the coding sequence ATGAGAGAAGTCTCATACCTAACATCAGAATTGGTCAAGTATCCCTCTGTGAGCATGGAGCCATTCTTGAATTCTAAGGGAATAAAAGAGGCATCAGTATTTATAGCAAGTTGGTTGAAGGAGAACGATGTTAAAGTCCAAGTTTTGGATCTAGACAATGGGTGGCCATCTATAATTGCGGGCGCTACAGATCCAAAAATTCTACTGTTGGGTCATTTCGACGTTGTTCCTCCTGGAGACGAAAAGGCTTGGAACTTTCCTCCTTTTTCGGGAGAAATTGAAAATGGAAAAGTAATGGGTAGAGGATCAAATGATATGAAGGGAGGGGTAGCAGTATTTATGGAGCTATTGAAAGAGTATCCTAACCAATTAGGGATGTTTCTTTCTCCTGACGAGGAAGTAGGATCCCTTCATAGCACGTCGATTTATGTTAATAAGATAAAGCCTTCATTAGTCCTTGTTAGCGAACCTTCAGGCTCTACTAATTTGGTAGTGGGAGAAAAAGGTATGATCATAGCTAGAATTAATATTGCCGGAAAGACTGCACATGGCAGTTTGCCTTGGAGGGGAGAAAGTTCTCTGACTAATCTCCTAAACTCACTGGAGAAATTAAAGAACATGCTAAGTAATATGTCAGTGAAGATACCAGAACCACTTAGGGAGGCATACAACAATAGTCAGCGTATATTTGGAGAAGATACTATTAAAATTACAATTAGTGTGGGAGTTTTAAGCTCAGGAACTGTACCTACTATGGTTCCAGATCATTCTACAGCGAAGCTTGACATTAGGATACCACATGGAGTAGATATAAATTATGTATCAGAATTAATCAGAGAAATGGGCTTTGAAGTAGAGTTTTCAACTGAACCTAATTATTATCTTGGAAAATGGGAGGAACTATTCCTAAAATCAGCTCGTGAAGTAGGAAAGAACTTGGTAGAGGTTATAGATCCTGCGGATAACGATGGTAGGCTTTTTAGAGCTAGGAACATACCATCACTTTGTTACGGACCTGGAAATGAATTCAATTCTCATGTATATAACGAGTTTGTGGAGGAAAGTGAACTTGAGAACACTCTGAACGTATACACCCACTTCATAAAGGGTGCTATCAGTGAAGTTAACTGA
- a CDS encoding aromatic ring-hydroxylating dioxygenase subunit alpha, with protein sequence MKLTDRLKKSADSMNRNLVPLWLFADKDIYAMERTKLFTKSWIFVGHTSEFQRWDYLQRYVGDIPVILTNKDHVRGFLNLCPHRGAKILREDAGRGDIFRCQYHGWTFSHKGNFLGAPMQNTIYGEMDTSDFGLIPISCETYEGLIFCSIKPKKNLQEFLGDVKFYIDMIAKRSDGLEFSSPQRWIIRANWKTIVDNFIGDAWHFLTAHGWLREVGVGIQDLRLTSITGVIRLKGGHGVLFTGPSSDDFPDIPRPLFYPIWWPNLLEKAKNKLSREEFIVWTKYATYEMLGHIFPNLAIGNVAYSPSEKEPPVPILVFRVWRPISNTETEIWTWMAFDIDEPNQLKTKSRETFLRLFGAGGAVEHDDIVMWEGMTENSMKLSHMEIDLKYYGGARQSASSFEGLGDFFYGGNYEGNTISFLKEYINYLEDDTE encoded by the coding sequence GTGAAGTTAACTGATAGATTAAAGAAATCTGCAGATTCAATGAACAGAAACTTAGTTCCGTTATGGTTGTTTGCAGACAAAGACATTTATGCGATGGAGAGAACCAAACTCTTCACCAAGTCATGGATATTTGTGGGTCATACCTCAGAATTCCAAAGATGGGATTATCTACAACGTTACGTGGGAGATATTCCGGTTATCCTGACCAACAAGGACCACGTGAGGGGATTCCTCAATTTATGTCCTCACCGTGGAGCTAAAATACTCAGAGAGGACGCTGGAAGAGGTGATATATTTCGTTGTCAGTATCATGGATGGACGTTTTCACATAAGGGAAATTTCCTTGGTGCACCGATGCAAAACACAATCTATGGAGAGATGGATACTTCAGATTTCGGTCTTATACCAATTTCGTGCGAAACATATGAGGGATTAATCTTCTGCTCCATAAAGCCAAAGAAAAACCTTCAGGAGTTCTTAGGCGATGTAAAGTTTTACATAGACATGATAGCTAAGAGGAGCGATGGATTAGAATTCTCCTCTCCTCAGCGCTGGATAATAAGGGCAAATTGGAAGACCATAGTAGATAATTTCATAGGAGATGCGTGGCACTTTTTGACAGCTCATGGATGGCTCAGGGAAGTTGGGGTAGGAATTCAAGACTTGAGACTAACTTCCATTACAGGAGTTATAAGGTTAAAAGGAGGACATGGTGTTCTGTTCACTGGTCCCTCAAGCGACGATTTCCCTGACATACCTAGACCTTTATTCTATCCCATCTGGTGGCCTAACTTATTAGAAAAGGCAAAGAACAAACTTTCCAGAGAGGAGTTTATAGTGTGGACTAAGTATGCTACGTACGAAATGTTAGGTCATATATTCCCCAACTTAGCAATAGGAAACGTTGCCTACTCGCCTTCTGAAAAGGAACCCCCTGTTCCCATATTGGTCTTCAGGGTTTGGAGACCAATATCTAATACAGAAACTGAGATATGGACATGGATGGCATTTGACATTGACGAGCCTAACCAACTAAAAACAAAGAGCAGAGAGACATTCCTTAGACTTTTTGGAGCAGGAGGGGCAGTGGAACATGATGACATTGTAATGTGGGAAGGAATGACTGAGAACTCTATGAAGCTCTCCCATATGGAAATAGATTTGAAATACTATGGCGGTGCAAGACAATCGGCTTCCTCTTTCGAGGGACTTGGAGATTTCTTCTACGGAGGCAATTATGAAGGTAATACCATTTCCTTCTTAAAGGAGTACATAAACTACCTCGAGGACGATACGGAATGA
- a CDS encoding aromatic-ring-hydroxylating dioxygenase subunit beta — MIISDGLTEEEKEALIKFLYKEISLLEEGKCEEWISMLTDDVRYYMPVSLVTRNGDVDGSEISILDENKESLTIKCRKMRTSYNWIETPPSRIRFHPSKIFLMKENEEFKVEISMLLFMDRLKNSQIISLVRKDIISIVNGEFKIKSRVLELDCEVPNVVFSRII; from the coding sequence ATGATAATAAGTGATGGTTTAACTGAAGAAGAAAAGGAGGCTTTAATAAAATTTCTTTATAAAGAAATTTCCTTGTTAGAAGAAGGGAAATGTGAAGAATGGATATCTATGTTAACTGACGATGTAAGATATTATATGCCAGTAAGCCTTGTTACAAGAAATGGAGACGTAGATGGAAGCGAAATATCCATTCTTGACGAAAACAAGGAGTCGTTGACAATTAAATGCAGGAAGATGAGGACATCTTATAATTGGATAGAGACTCCCCCGTCAAGAATCAGGTTTCATCCCTCTAAAATTTTCCTTATGAAGGAAAATGAAGAGTTCAAAGTGGAGATCTCTATGTTACTATTCATGGATAGATTGAAAAACAGCCAGATCATATCTTTAGTTAGAAAGGACATTATCTCTATAGTAAACGGAGAATTCAAGATAAAGTCAAGAGTTTTAGAACTGGACTGCGAAGTACCAAACGTAGTCTTTTCTAGGATAATTTAG
- a CDS encoding APC family permease has product MTGLRRDLSRWELTYLSLGGIIGSGWLFAPLAAAAYAGPSSIFAWILGGLMMLIIAFSYAEVSSSIPASGGIVRYPHMTHGRLVGFTMSWIYLISAVSTVAIEAVAATTYLSHFFPSLYDNGLSTSGIVLTYVLLVVFFLANYFGVKLLGRVSHGLGWWKLLIPTITSILLFLDFNQSNFAYILPNNLAGPGGIDGILFAIPSSGIIFSYLGFRQAIEYGGEGRNPQRDIPFALVSSIAIAMLIFTMLQLGFIGALNWNVAGLPYGDWSGLLTSSISDSPIISLFQEASILSYVWVSILAFDAVFSPSGTGIIYTGTTARTFYASAVNGYLPSVFSRVNFRGIPSISLIVSVIAAALFLLPIPSWYSIVSISTLATVLTYVTGGIVLHVFRNKLPQMSRPYSLRGWKIIAPLSTIVAGLLIYWSGFTTLFYITVASILGLSIFAMYPRIITVASIVVELLGAYFTVQSGFNIVFTSIYLTLITFIAILSVKISKLPTDEKRAGYWIIFLIMLLTGLSYVGPFGIIDVITFPYDIPLVIFAMLGLHFMGVRLSKYRLEIPNYTSITNSSEARNYEDN; this is encoded by the coding sequence ATGACTGGGTTAAGAAGGGATTTAAGTAGATGGGAACTTACTTACCTTTCTTTAGGAGGTATAATAGGCTCTGGATGGCTATTTGCACCTTTGGCAGCTGCGGCTTATGCAGGTCCTTCGTCTATTTTCGCGTGGATTTTGGGCGGTTTAATGATGCTTATAATAGCCTTCTCGTATGCAGAAGTATCATCCTCTATTCCAGCGTCAGGAGGAATTGTAAGGTATCCCCATATGACACATGGAAGACTAGTTGGTTTCACTATGTCTTGGATTTACTTAATATCAGCAGTTTCTACAGTGGCGATAGAGGCTGTTGCTGCTACTACTTATTTGTCCCATTTTTTCCCCTCACTTTACGACAATGGTCTTTCAACCTCAGGGATAGTTTTAACTTACGTTCTCCTGGTTGTATTCTTCTTGGCAAATTATTTCGGAGTTAAGCTGTTAGGCAGGGTAAGTCATGGTTTGGGTTGGTGGAAGCTACTTATCCCTACTATTACTTCGATCTTGCTTTTCCTGGATTTTAACCAGAGTAACTTCGCCTACATTTTGCCAAATAACCTTGCAGGTCCAGGAGGAATAGACGGAATCCTTTTTGCGATACCTTCATCTGGTATAATCTTCTCATATTTGGGTTTCAGACAAGCTATAGAGTACGGCGGAGAAGGAAGAAATCCTCAAAGAGATATACCCTTTGCCTTGGTGTCATCTATAGCCATAGCGATGCTGATCTTCACCATGTTACAACTGGGATTTATAGGTGCACTGAATTGGAATGTTGCAGGTTTACCCTACGGAGATTGGAGCGGTTTATTAACATCGTCAATAAGTGACTCTCCAATCATCTCGCTTTTTCAAGAAGCGTCAATCTTGTCATATGTGTGGGTTTCTATCCTTGCTTTTGATGCAGTGTTCTCCCCATCTGGGACAGGGATAATATACACTGGAACAACAGCTAGGACGTTTTATGCCTCTGCAGTAAACGGTTATCTTCCGTCAGTCTTTTCAAGAGTTAACTTTAGAGGAATACCTTCTATCTCGTTGATTGTATCAGTTATTGCAGCTGCCTTGTTTCTCCTGCCCATTCCATCATGGTATTCAATAGTTAGCATATCAACTTTAGCTACAGTCCTAACTTATGTGACAGGAGGGATTGTACTTCACGTGTTCAGGAACAAACTCCCTCAGATGTCTAGACCTTACAGTTTGAGAGGATGGAAAATAATTGCACCGCTCTCAACAATAGTAGCTGGACTGTTAATATATTGGTCAGGCTTCACTACCCTCTTCTACATAACCGTAGCTTCGATACTAGGTCTTTCAATCTTCGCCATGTATCCTAGAATTATCACTGTAGCAAGTATTGTAGTTGAACTACTTGGAGCTTACTTTACAGTACAATCGGGATTCAATATCGTATTCACCTCAATTTACTTGACTTTGATTACATTTATTGCAATTCTTAGTGTTAAAATATCTAAACTTCCTACAGATGAGAAGAGAGCAGGTTACTGGATAATATTTCTGATAATGCTTCTGACGGGTCTCTCCTATGTGGGTCCCTTTGGAATAATCGACGTTATAACTTTTCCATATGATATACCCTTAGTAATCTTTGCGATGCTGGGGTTACATTTCATGGGAGTCAGGCTATCTAAGTACAGACTGGAAATACCAAACTACACTTCCATTACAAACTCGTCTGAAGCCAGGAATTACGAAGACAACTGA